The sequence CAGACATTTACGCAATACCCAATACCCGGCAATTGCCGATACAAACGACCCGACCAGAATACCGGTGCGCTCATCGAATACCAGCATTGAATCCGGCATGGGGAATGCCAGGGAACCGATAAACAAGCTCATGGTAAAGCCGATGCCGCATAGCAACGATACCCCGTAAAGCTGGCTGTAACCCATACCCTGAGGGAGTTTCGCAGCGCCCAGCTTGACCGCCACCCAGGAAAAGAAGAACACCCCAATCTGCTTGCCGAAGAACAGACCCACAGCGATCCCCAAAGGCACAGAATGCAGAAACGCCTCGGAGCCGGAGCCCAGTAAATCTACCCCAGCATTGGCAAACGCAAATACAGGAAGTACAAAAAAGGCCACTGGCGAGTGTAATTCGTGTTCCAGGTAGCGCAGAGGCGACTTGATATAGACCTTGCCGAACTCTTTCGCCTTTTCTCGTACCGGCGCTTTAAGGGGAATAAAGAACGCCAGCAGTACCCCCGCCAGAGTTGCGTGCACGCTCGACTTCAGCAGCGCAACCCACATAATCAAGCCCACCAGGCCATACACCCGGATGCTGGTAACACCGCGCCAGTTCATCACGCCCAATATCACCAGGCACACCGCAGCAAACCCGAGTGCGGTAAAGGAAATATCGCTGGTATAAAACAGCGCGATTACAATTATCGCGCCCACATCATCGAAGATCGCGACAGATGTAAGGAAGATCTTTAATGAAACCGGCACCCGCGACCCGAGCAGGCTGAGGATACCCAGGGCGAACGCAATGTCCGTTGCGGCGGGAATTGCCCAACCATTGATCGCCAGTGGATCGTGCCAGTTAATCGCCGCGTACATGGCGGAGGGTATCGCCATCCCCCCCAGCGCGGCCACCGCAGGCAACGCGATGTTGCGCGGGTTGGCAAGCTCGCCTTCCAAAAACTCGCGCTTCAGTTCGAGCCCCACTAGCAGGAAAAAGACTGTCATTAATCCATCGTTGACCCACAACAAGAGCGCTTTCTTGATCTCGAACGTACCTATGGCGACTGTGATTGGGGTACTTAGAAGAAGGTCGTAGATGTGGCTAAGAGGGGTATTGGCCATAATCATCGCCAGTATGGCGGCAATGATCAGCAAAATGCCGCCAGCAGCCTCGTGGTGAAACCAGCCGGTGAAACGTTCAGACAGTGTCATAAGTCTCCTTGTGGACTACACATTGTTAATTCGCAGGCACCATCCGGCATGGGGTTCGCCTGCAGCGCGAAATCAAATCGGTCGATATCCAGACAGCACTCAAAGTCGGCTGCGGGACTCCATGGCTGAGCGTCGTCAAAAAAGCGGGCGGCGTACGGGGACGCGCGCAACTGCTGATACATATCCTGATGTGCGATGGTCTCTCCACGCAACAACGCCGCGAGGTAATCGGCGCACAGCCAGTCTTCGTCGCTGGCCTCGTTCGCATTCAGTCCCATACGTACCAGTGTAACCTGCGTGGGCTGCAGTGCCTTAACCGCTTGCACCGTGGCAGCGGCATTGACCAGGGCACCTGTAAACACCCGATCCGCACAAATAGCATTCACCAGACCCTGAGTACCGGCATGGGTGGTGTGCACCACGGTTTTACCGTGCAAATCGACCTCGCTTATTTCTGAGGGCGAATTGCCAAAATCAAACCCTGGCAAACATTTTCCAAAGCGTTCTCCAAGTAATACTGTATCCGGCAGCAGGTTACGGTAGGCCAGCGCCTGATCGCTGTCACCTACGGCTAGAATTCGCGCGGCGCCTTGCTGAACGCAATAGCAGGCGGTGGTAAAAGCGCGAAACACATCGATGACGATCGCGATCCCGGCCGCTTTTTTCGCCCCTGCCACAAAATCGACAAACTCTATCTGCATGATAAAAACTCAGTCCTAATGGATAAAAAGAATAACTCAAAGCGCGACACTTTTCCGTCACCGGCCGCGATCAGATCAGATAAAAATTCCCTGCGCCATATTTCCCGGTTTTGTGAGAATATTCGAATAACATCGATTCATGTGGCGCTGCGTACACAATCTCGAATTCCGTACAAAAGAAGGATTGTCCAATTACACCCCTTAGTGTAGGGTTATTAAATTACAACAATTAATAGATTTGATCATGACTTTAACAGAACTGCGTTACATCGTTACCCTGGCACAAGAACAGCACTTTGGGCGCGCAGCGGATCGCTGTCATGTTTCTCAACCAACTTTGAGTATTGCGGTAAAGAAACTTGAAGAAGAGTTGAATGTATCTATATTTGAGCGCTCAAAAACCCGGGTATCGCCTACCCCACTGGGCGACACCATTATTCAGCAAGCGCAAAAAGTGTTGGAAGAAGCGGCTGCAATTAAAGATATTGCAAGCTCAGGAAAAAACCAGCTCACCAGCCCGTTCCATATTGGCGCTATTTTCACCATCGGGCCCTACCTCTTCCCCCGTTTGATCCCAGAACTACAGCGACAAGCGCCGCAAATGCCACTCTATGTGGAGGAAAGCTACACTGCCACCCTGCGTCGACGGATTCGCCACGGAGATCTGGACGCCATCGTAATTGCGCTGCCCTTTACCGAGGCGGACGTCGTGACCCAACCGCTCTATGAAGAGCCGTTCGTGGTACTAATGGGCAAAAATCACCCATTGGCGGGTGCGAAAGCGATACATCCGGATGAGCTGACTCAGTGTAACGTCTTGTTGTTGGGAGAAGGGCATTGCTTCCGCGACCAGGTGCTGGAAGCCTGCCCAAACTTGAAACCCTCGCTGGATGATCCGCGTGGCAACATTCGTACAGCCGCCGAAGGCAGCTCGCTGGAAACGCTAAAATATATGGTGGCCTCGGGACTGGGTGTCACTATTTTGCCGCAGTCCGCTGCGATGATCGGCCACTATTCCGCCGACGATTTACTCATTAAGCCGTTCGCCGACCCGGTACCCTACCGCACAGTCGCCCTTGCCTGGCGCGCCAGCTTCCCCCGATTGCAGGCGATTGATGTGATCCGGGAGTCCATCAAGCATTGCAAGGTCGGGGAAAGTTTTCTCACCAAAGCGTAATTCAGGGTTTTTCGCCAGTTAAGCCCACTAGGGGTTAACAATGCGATATCCGAGCGATGCCTTCTGGTCGAGCTCCACGTCGGATTCTTTATGCAGGCCATAGCGGTCGCGCTCCAGATCGTAGCGTGGTTGCGCCAGCGATATAACGAGCTTTTCCATTTCGCCATCTGCGACGTCAAACAGGTTGGCGGGCACGGTATATCCGAGCGCGTCTTTGTCCATATCCCGAGTAAACTCGCGCTCGCAAGGCGCATCCAGCGGACAAACCGACGCGTCCATGGTCCAGCGGAATTCGAATTCTGCGTCACGATCCAAGGTGCGCCAGCTGACATTAAGCGACTCCTCGGTGTGGTCGTAACTCCAGACGTCGTTGTCCGAAACATACAATTCCAAAAAGGTCGGCACATTAAATGTAAGCGTGCGCTCTTTGGCGTGAAAGAATGAAACCTTCATTTCGCAGTTGTCGTAAGTAGGCGGCACAACCAACTCGTAGTACTCGGGGTCGCCATCATCGTAGACCAGGTTGTCGCCAATGAAATATTGCGAGCCGCAATAATCGACCTGCAGCTGATCATCTTCATCGGCAACCACGAATATGCCGAAGTTCGTTTCTTTCAATTCCACGCGCACCCAGAGCTCCTCAGACCCTGTCGCCGAGATTTGTTCTGCAGCGATATAGCGTGTCTTGTTTTCTTCCGACCGATAGACGAGGTCCACGTGCATCACAAACTGGTCGTTGTCGTGCCGGTTCTCAATAAACGAGTCCGCGTCCCGCTCATTGCATCCTGCCAAACCCACCACTACCGCCAGAACCACGCCGGCCAGCATTCTGTTTTCCATAATTTTTTCCATTGGTTGAGATGATGTCGGTCTGCAACCGCCCCTAAGCGCGCTCGAACCTGTATGACGGGTACCGAGGTGTGAGAACACGCATTGGATTCCCCTCGAGTAAGCTGTCGGCTGAGTCGACCTGTGAGTTACCGCCTGTTAGCGATTGGGTTGCTTGAAGCGCATTGTAAGATGAGTGGCATGTCATGAGTGTTGCGGTTTGTAAAGATCCACCAGGGCAGTGCACAATGTTTGTTAGTATCAAACTCCCAGCCCGAGGAAAAGACGCTATGGACGTTCGCAACGCACTAACCAAACGTAAATCCGTGCGCGCTTTTACCAACGAATCTGTATCACGCGAGCAGGTGGAGCGCATCCTCTGCGCCGCTCGCCACGCGCCGTCCGGTACCAACACCCAGCCTTGGCAGGTGGTTGCCGTCAGCGGCGATGCAAAAACAAAACTTGATGCACAGTTGGAAGCGGCGTTTGACGCGGCTACCGAAGAAAATATGGACTATATCTACTACCCACTGGAATGGGTCGAGCCCTACAAATCCCGCCGCCGCGCATGCGGCCTGCAAATGTACACCACCCTTCATATCACCCGCGAAGACAAAGCCCGCCAACGCGCCCAATGGCGGTTAAATTACTCCGCTTTCGGCGCTCCGGTCGCCCTGTATTTTTTTATTGATCCTGTCATGAAAACAGGCTCATTTATGGATTACGGTATGTTTTTACAATCGATCATGCTGGCCGCCGTTGAAGAAGGACTTGCTACCTGCGCTCAGGCAGCGCTCGGGCAGTACCCGGACATCGTCAAATCGGCGCTCAACATGCCAGCAGAAACCACCTTACTTTGCGGTATGGCGCTGGGGTACGAAGACATCGACGCAGATGTCAACAGCTACCGCACCCCCCGTGAACCGGTCGAGGTTTTTACCCAATTTTTTGGCTTTTAATAACGCTATGAAAAACTTTGCCCTGCTTTTAGCACCAATCGTGTTGCTCACCGCCTGCGGCGGTCAGGGGCAAATGACGCAAACGCCGGCCCTGACGTCGCTGGCCGAGCCTTCACCATCGGCAGAATGCTCTCGCTTAACGTTCGAGAGTTCTATCGATTCCACCTTGCAATCGATCGTCACCGATGTGAACGATTTCAGTTTTTACGTGGAAGATATCAACGGTGACTTCTATGAGTTCAACCGGGGTAATTCCACGTTGCAAACGCCTTATGAGTCTGCGTCCACATCCAAGTGGGTGACTGCCGCCGTGATTATGCAATTGGTGGACACCGGCCTGTTAAGCTTGACTGATACGCCCAATACGTTTCTCAGTCAGGACGAGTGGCCAATGCCCGCGCGCGACCCGCTCAGCGGGCTGACGCTGGCTCAGTTGCTCAGTTTCACCTCAGGGCTCAACCGCACGCCCCTATGCACCAATGCGCCCAACTCAGATTTCTTTGCCTGTATCAACAACATTGCCCGCAACAACCGCCTGTTTAACAGCACCCCAGGAGCGGAGTTTTATTACGGCAGTTCGCACCTGCAGGTTGCAGGCGCGATGGCGATTAAAACGCTGGGCGGCGACGATGCCGATTATGGCTGGAACGATGTATTTGCCAACTTTAAGAGCCTGACCGGCCTGTTTCCTACATCGACCTATAATCTGCCCTCAGCGGAGAATCCACGCCTGGCTGGCGGCATGACCTGGACCGGCGAAGAGTACATCAATTTCATTCGCGCCTTCCGTGACCTGGATTTTTACACCTCGCCAACCATTGTGGACCAGATGACCAGTGACCAGCTTAACGGCGCGGTAGTGGCAAATTCCCCTGCGCTCGATGGTATCGGCGAAGACTGGCACTATGGGTTTGGCCTGTGGGTCGAGTGTCATCAATCCAGCTTTAGCGACGCGTGCCTGCCCACAGAGCAGGTTTCAAGCCCTGGGGCCTATGGTGCTTACCCGTTCCTGAATATTGCAGAAGGCTATTTCGGACTGGTTGCCCGCCAGGGCGAGTTGGGAACCTTCAGCGAAGGTTATGCGATATACGACGCAATACGCGACGATGTAGAAGCCTGGGCCGCCTGCCCAAATTAATTGGCTCTGCAGCACCTGTGCGTAGAAAGGAAGGTAGAAAAAATCACGCGCGCCGCTTGGTCTGCCAGCCCGCGTGACCTAAACCAGATCCAACGCCGATGTTTGTGAATGCCCACTCCTGGCGAACATCAATCAGCCGGCGAGTACTCCCGCCTGATAATCCTCGATAGCCTGCTCAATTTCGGCGACCGAATTCATCACGAAAGGCCCGTGTTGGACGATGGGTTCTCGCAAAGGCTCGCCCGCCAAGATCAGTAAACGCGCTTCTTCCGTGCTGTCGTTAGTCACCTGCAATGCGCCTTCGCCCGTCATGCGGCTCAGTGTCTGCTGACGCGCTGGCACTTTATCCTCACCAAGCGCAACCGCTCCGTCGTAGGTATACACCAACGATGTCATCGAGCTTTGCAACGGCAGCTCAACAACAGACCCCGGCGCCAGATGGATGTCCAGCATCATGGCCTGGGTGTCAGGCACATCGAAGTATCCTTTTACCACGGTATCGCCGAGTGTAATCTGCCCGGCAATCGCCTTAATAGAAAAATTACCGAATGTGTAAACAGGTATGTCGTCACCAGGAATATCCTGATACTGAGCGGGCTTCATCTTATTAGCCGCGGGCAAATTTACCCACAGTTGAAAACCGCGCATCCGACCTTCTGTCTGGCGTGGCATTTCCGAGTGGATAATACCTCGCCCGGCGGTCATCCACTGGACATCTGAATCGTTCAGCAGACCGACATTTCCCATATGGTCACGGTGTTCCATTTTGCCCTGCAGCATATAGGTCACCGTTTCAAAGCCACGATGCGGGTGTGGCGGAAACCCGCCGATGTAATCGCTGGCTACATCTGAACCAAACTCATCCAACATCAGAAATGGGTCGAACCGTTCCGGACGAGCGCCACCAAACACCCGTAGTAATTTAACGCCGTCGCCGTCGGAAGCCTGCTGTGCTCGAATTTGTTCAACAACCTTGCGCATCGTTCACCTCTCTCTTAAGCGATTGTCAAAGACTCAACGGCAGCAGCGATTGCCGCTTCAGCTTCAGTTAACGTGTTAGCCCGAGCCTCTTCACCCATAGCGAGACCTTCCGCGTAAATAAACTCCACGTCGGATATGCCCAAAAAGCCCAAAAATGATTTCAGGTAGGGTGTGTGGGTATCCAGCGGAGTATCGCGGTAAGCGCCGCCGCGAGCCGCCAGCACGAATACTTTTTTACCCGATACCAGGCCGACCGGGCCTTCAGAGGTGTACTTGAACGTGGTTCCGGCCCGCGCCAGATGGTCCAGCCAGCTCTTTAACTGCGCGGGGATGCCGAAGTTGTACATGGGGGCGCCGATCACAATAATGTCTGCAGCCAGCAGCTCTTCAATAAGCTGATTGCTCAGCTCCGCTTTGCCTTCGCCCATGGCGGCAAACGTTGCGCCATCAAGGTAGGGTACTGGGTCCTGGCCGAGATCGCGATGAATGATAGAAACGTCAACCAGCTTTTCGCTCAAGGCGTCGGTCAATGTCTTGCCCAGTGCGCCAGAAACGCTGTTATCACCCAAAATGCTGGAATCTATGTGTAGAACCTGTGTGCTCATGTGCTTCTCCTGTTCGCATATTTGTTTAACTGCACGCATTTTATACCTAATATTTTGATAGAATACACGCATATTTAGCACAAACTGATCGAATTATTAAATATGAAAACCACTCTGGAGCAATGGCAAACCTTTAAAACCGTTATCGACGAAGGCTCGTTTGCAAAAGCGGCCGAAGTGCTCAACAAGAGCCAGTCGAGCGTGAGCTACATTATCGCGCGTCTGCAAGAGCAGTTGCCGGTACCGCCACTGGTACAAAAAGGCCGCAAAGCCGAGCTGACGGAAGCAGGTAAACTCCTATACCGTCACGCCAGTGATCTCTTAGCGCAAGCGGAGCAGCTGGAAGAAACAGCGAGTCATTTAGCGAAGGGGTGGGAAGCGGAGGTATCAATTGCCGCGGATGCGTTGGTGCCTATAAACAAAGTCTTTTGCGGCCTGCAGGCGTTCTCGAGTTTCTGCCCCAATACCCGCATCCGCATCATCGAAACCACCTTATCTGGCACCGACGAAGCCCTGCTCACCAAACAGGCGGATATCGCACTGTCCGGGCGAGTACCGCCGGGGTTTCTCGCCAAGCCGCTAACCGATGTCAGCATGCTGCCGGTCGCAGGGGCGCAGCATCCGCTGGCAAAACTGGACATAGTCACAGAGCAGGATCTCAAGCAGCATCGGCAGATAGTGGTGCGTGATTCCGGCACAAAACGCAGCCAGGATGCAGGCTGGTTGGAAGCGGAGCAGCGCTGGACAGTCTCCTGGTTTTCCACCAGCATCGAAGCCTTAAAATCCGGTTTAGGGTTCGCGTTTGTCCCCCACCACCGCGCCCAACCCTATCTCGAAAACGGGGAATTATGCGCATTGCCGCTGGAAGGAGGCGGAACCCGACGGATCCCACTTTATTTAATCGTTGCCGCGCAGAGCTACGCCGGCCCTGCGGTAAAAGCTGTAGCAGAGCGACTGCTGGCTGCGTTTAACACAGAACACAAAGTTTGAGTTTCCAGGCTTTGCGCCAAATTATTAACCCGGCCCATCGGCGAATGGCGGTGCTTCCCTGCCCCGCCTAATAACTTCGCAATTTTCATTGCCAAGTTAATAGTTAAAAATAGACTCGCATAAAAATTAACGAGAACGAATTCCACTGAGACACATCGACATCTTCTTTCGCGTCGCGATATGTCTCTGGGGGTTCATCATCATAATAACTAACGTGAACCTCCGTTACATCACCGCTCAAGTTTTGATACGTGTACCCAACATCTATACCCAGGTTGACCTTGTCATTGATAGAGTAAAACACACCAATTCGCGGCGAAACCAGGTAGCCCGAGAGTTTCTCCTCTGAATACAAGGTCTGGTAGTTTTGCTCGATATTCGTCCCATATACGGCGCTTAACTCACCATCACGCTGCAAGTAACCCGCTCGGATGCCATACTGCCAGAATAAAGAATCCTGCAGTGCGCGCACTCGCAACACACTGAGGCCAACAGAAAACGATTGATCGTCTGATTTTCTCGACTCGAATAATTCATCAGAATTGTAGGATATGGACGCAAAACTTACGTAAGGTTCGTAAATTGTATTTTGCGACCTTATCGGCAGTCGTATCTCAGCACTGTCGTCCGACGAAATCCCTGCCGCCAACCCCATGTCCGCGAAAGCGGACCCAGACAAAAACGCCATTAAACCTGCCGCGACCGGCATCATTTTTTTTAACACGCGACTCTCCTTGATATTTCCTTCCTAATTAGTTAGTCGCGACAAAATACACGGATCTCAAACCTGGCGGAATGCATTATTCACATATTCACGCACTAATTAATGTAACAATTTAATCGAGCAAAAAAATTAATTTTGATGATAAATGCGCGAGCAAATCTAAACGACACCCAGCATCGGCACCACGGATGCCGCAAGCAATAGTCCCATCGCAATATTAAATCGCGTTAAAACTTTATCATTATGGATTAATCGATTTAGCAAAGCGCCAAAAAACAACCAAACCAACATACTCGCGGTACCAACCGTAAAAAATACCACCAGCAAGCGCAGAAACTGCGCAATAAATTCCCCTACCTGGGTAAACGACGCTACAGCGCCGACGGAGATAATCCAGGCTTTGGGATTCAGCCATTGAAATAACACAGCTTGCCAAAAAGTCAGTGGCTCGCTTCGGCTTTTTTCTTCGTTTAATCCGCTTGAAGTAGCAATTTTCCAGGCGAGGTATAACAAATACGCACCCCCCAAAATTTTAATGATTTGATGGGCCATGGGATAAGCCGTAAACACCGCGCCCAGGCCAAGAGCGATGGTGGCAAGCATAAAATTAAAACCGAGAATAACCCCCCAGAAGTGCGGCCAACTGCGGGCCACACCGTGATTGAGACTTGAGGTCATTAACATTAAGGTATTCGGGCCTGGGGTAATGGAGGCTGCCAGGCAGAACGTTAGCATGGAAATCAATTCGTGGGAGACGTACAACGTAATACCGCCTTTTATTAAGATTAGCCTTCCATTGCGATGTAGTTAGGGTGTGCTTCAATCCGCGCAAACCAGTCGCTGATAAACTTGTAAGGCGCCAAATCGAATCCGCCCTCTTCCGCCACGTGGGTGTAGGCATACAGACTGATATCCGCTATGGTTAGCCTTTCGCCTACAAAAAACTGGTGCGTCGCCAAATGTGTGTTCATCAGTTGTAGGGCCGTGACACCGCCGGCTTGAGCGCGATTGTAATCGGCGCGACGATGTTCCGGCATACCCAGATAACGCTGAATATAGCGCGCAACCGCAATAAAGGGTTCGTGACTATACTGCTCATAAAACTGCCATTGCAAAACCTGCGCTCGCTGTAAACGATCATTTGGCAGATAGGCCGAGCCCTCAGCAAAATAATTCAGGATCGCATTAGACTCAGCGAGGTACTCACCACTGTCTAATTCAACCAGCGGTATTTTACCGTTACTGTTCTTTTGTAAAAATTCCGGCGTCCGGGTTTCTCCCGCGAGAATGTCCATATGCTGCCAGGTGTGGGGAATATTCAGAAATGACAACAGCAACTTTATTTTGTAACAGTTGCCGGAATAAATATCACCGTAAACCTTGATCACGTAGAGAACTCCTTTTATGGTCATTCACATTGATTGGCGAAGCGCCAGAGCGTGCTTTGCCGGGAAGCCAGCCGGGAAGAGAATCAGGCTGTCGAGCGCAGCTTGCGCAGCGCGAAAATGAAAATGTAGACGAGGCGGGGGAGTTTATGAGCAATTTTGGACGTGAGCAAGGCTATCGTGTACCCCTTACGCTCGGTGGTGTAATGATCACCAGCGCAGCCGGTTGGTTGCTGCTGCGTACCACCGGCATCACGAGCTCACCTGCGCTACTTCCTCTCGCGTTTTTTATGGTGTTTCAGATATTACTCGGCGGGTTTTTGCTTTACGCTGCGCACCTCAAAAAAAGTCACTCACTGCTCTCGCAAAAATTTTACCCGGCAAGTATCGCCGCCACCATACTGTATCTTTTGATGCTCTGGTACTGGCTCCAATCGCTGTCACTACACGCTTAGGGTCAGAATTCGCGCAATAAGCTGTGCCTGCGAGTGACAGCCAACCTTTTGCATGGCCGATTTCAGTTGCTGTCTGACGGTACCCAGGCTAACGTTGCGCAAATCCGCAATTTGCGCCAAGCCGGTACCCTCACACAAATGTGCCACCACTTCCGCTTCAGCCGCACTCAGTGCAGTCCAACACATGATCAAGCCCGGTGATATCTGGGTGGCCGTACGCAAGGGTTGAATTTGTACCAGCAGCGCTCCTTGTTGATTTCCCGACAGATTTACCCCGGTGTACAACCAAGGACTGACCTTAACCCGGTAACCCACACCGCCGGCAACCACGGAAAAACTATCACCGCTATCAAACGTCGCCATCCGGAAGCCCGCGATGCAGGCCTCCAATTGCGTCTGGTTGCGCTCATCGACAAATCTCAACTTTCTTTCCCGGCTGATCGCCAGCAAGCCGCCATTGCGAACCAAACCATCAAGCGCATGATTTTGCTCATGCACCCGAAAGTGGTAGTCACAAATGAGCGCCGGTTGCGTCTGAGCGGCAAACAGGCCCGAAAATGCCCGCTGCTGAGCTGTTAGCTGCTGCATTTGCCGCCCGAGCTGCAACGCCTGCTCAAAATGGGACACGTAGTGCTGTGCGCGCCGCTTCACAGGTTCGTCGAAGTGCTTCTGATCGGCGCCGCGCATCAATGCCAGCTCAGTCATCATCGGCGGATCAAAACTATCGTCCGACACCAGGAGACACCCCAAGCCGTGACGGATATCCGCGGGGCGCGCGAAGTCGTGGTAGATCTCGGAGTTCAGGAAGGCGCGGTCATCATAAACCTCGTGACTGCTTCGGAATTGATTGGGGTCGTGCTGGGCCAGCGCTTTGGTCCACACATCGACCTTGTAATAATGCTGGTGATATTGGTCAAAATGACCGTGACTGAAGCCATGCTCGATAAATGCAAACGGCTGAGCGTCAACACTCGCGCGCGCCGCAATAAAAAAATGGCTCGCGCCCAGATCAGTAGCCACATCCGCCAGCACCTCTTGCCAGGTGTCCGGTGCGTTTACCGTATTGTATATACGGTAGATCAGCTCGCTACAGCGCTCATCCGGCATGGGCTATACCCCCACCAGTGCACGGCTGTACACACTTCCCTGCCAGTAACCCGATCAACCTCTCCCGCCGTTGCTTCATTAACACCCCCATCCCTTCGCTCACGCATAGTTTTTATCTACTGCTCTTATTGGCGAGTTTTATAGTTGCCTATTGGCGCGCATATTTCTCTCTATCCTCAGCATAAACGGCTTTTGTGTCAACGTATTGAACGTTAAATCGAGCGGGCCAGAGTCAGAAACGAAACTGAGAATACGTGCTGGAAGAGCGAGAAGAGCTGGAGAGGTAAGGATTATTCGCGTGGGGCGCCCTGAAGCCCTATGGCCGCAGAGCTTTAGCTAGGGCCTGTTGACA comes from Teredinibacter turnerae and encodes:
- the nhaA gene encoding Na+/H+ antiporter NhaA — encoded protein: MTLSERFTGWFHHEAAGGILLIIAAILAMIMANTPLSHIYDLLLSTPITVAIGTFEIKKALLLWVNDGLMTVFFLLVGLELKREFLEGELANPRNIALPAVAALGGMAIPSAMYAAINWHDPLAINGWAIPAATDIAFALGILSLLGSRVPVSLKIFLTSVAIFDDVGAIIVIALFYTSDISFTALGFAAVCLVILGVMNWRGVTSIRVYGLVGLIMWVALLKSSVHATLAGVLLAFFIPLKAPVREKAKEFGKVYIKSPLRYLEHELHSPVAFFVLPVFAFANAGVDLLGSGSEAFLHSVPLGIAVGLFFGKQIGVFFFSWVAVKLGAAKLPQGMGYSQLYGVSLLCGIGFTMSLFIGSLAFPMPDSMLVFDERTGILVGSFVSAIAGYWVLRKCLPQQAATSAPAPGISGAQH
- a CDS encoding 2-phosphosulfolactate phosphatase; this encodes MQIEFVDFVAGAKKAAGIAIVIDVFRAFTTACYCVQQGAARILAVGDSDQALAYRNLLPDTVLLGERFGKCLPGFDFGNSPSEISEVDLHGKTVVHTTHAGTQGLVNAICADRVFTGALVNAAATVQAVKALQPTQVTLVRMGLNANEASDEDWLCADYLAALLRGETIAHQDMYQQLRASPYAARFFDDAQPWSPAADFECCLDIDRFDFALQANPMPDGACELTMCSPQGDL
- a CDS encoding hydrogen peroxide-inducible genes activator; translated protein: MTLTELRYIVTLAQEQHFGRAADRCHVSQPTLSIAVKKLEEELNVSIFERSKTRVSPTPLGDTIIQQAQKVLEEAAAIKDIASSGKNQLTSPFHIGAIFTIGPYLFPRLIPELQRQAPQMPLYVEESYTATLRRRIRHGDLDAIVIALPFTEADVVTQPLYEEPFVVLMGKNHPLAGAKAIHPDELTQCNVLLLGEGHCFRDQVLEACPNLKPSLDDPRGNIRTAAEGSSLETLKYMVASGLGVTILPQSAAMIGHYSADDLLIKPFADPVPYRTVALAWRASFPRLQAIDVIRESIKHCKVGESFLTKA
- a CDS encoding nitroreductase → MDVRNALTKRKSVRAFTNESVSREQVERILCAARHAPSGTNTQPWQVVAVSGDAKTKLDAQLEAAFDAATEENMDYIYYPLEWVEPYKSRRRACGLQMYTTLHITREDKARQRAQWRLNYSAFGAPVALYFFIDPVMKTGSFMDYGMFLQSIMLAAVEEGLATCAQAALGQYPDIVKSALNMPAETTLLCGMALGYEDIDADVNSYRTPREPVEVFTQFFGF
- a CDS encoding serine hydrolase domain-containing protein: MKNFALLLAPIVLLTACGGQGQMTQTPALTSLAEPSPSAECSRLTFESSIDSTLQSIVTDVNDFSFYVEDINGDFYEFNRGNSTLQTPYESASTSKWVTAAVIMQLVDTGLLSLTDTPNTFLSQDEWPMPARDPLSGLTLAQLLSFTSGLNRTPLCTNAPNSDFFACINNIARNNRLFNSTPGAEFYYGSSHLQVAGAMAIKTLGGDDADYGWNDVFANFKSLTGLFPTSTYNLPSAENPRLAGGMTWTGEEYINFIRAFRDLDFYTSPTIVDQMTSDQLNGAVVANSPALDGIGEDWHYGFGLWVECHQSSFSDACLPTEQVSSPGAYGAYPFLNIAEGYFGLVARQGELGTFSEGYAIYDAIRDDVEAWAACPN
- a CDS encoding pirin family protein, coding for MRKVVEQIRAQQASDGDGVKLLRVFGGARPERFDPFLMLDEFGSDVASDYIGGFPPHPHRGFETVTYMLQGKMEHRDHMGNVGLLNDSDVQWMTAGRGIIHSEMPRQTEGRMRGFQLWVNLPAANKMKPAQYQDIPGDDIPVYTFGNFSIKAIAGQITLGDTVVKGYFDVPDTQAMMLDIHLAPGSVVELPLQSSMTSLVYTYDGAVALGEDKVPARQQTLSRMTGEGALQVTNDSTEEARLLILAGEPLREPIVQHGPFVMNSVAEIEQAIEDYQAGVLAG
- a CDS encoding FMN-dependent NADH-azoreductase — encoded protein: MSTQVLHIDSSILGDNSVSGALGKTLTDALSEKLVDVSIIHRDLGQDPVPYLDGATFAAMGEGKAELSNQLIEELLAADIIVIGAPMYNFGIPAQLKSWLDHLARAGTTFKYTSEGPVGLVSGKKVFVLAARGGAYRDTPLDTHTPYLKSFLGFLGISDVEFIYAEGLAMGEEARANTLTEAEAAIAAAVESLTIA
- a CDS encoding LysR family transcriptional regulator — translated: MKTTLEQWQTFKTVIDEGSFAKAAEVLNKSQSSVSYIIARLQEQLPVPPLVQKGRKAELTEAGKLLYRHASDLLAQAEQLEETASHLAKGWEAEVSIAADALVPINKVFCGLQAFSSFCPNTRIRIIETTLSGTDEALLTKQADIALSGRVPPGFLAKPLTDVSMLPVAGAQHPLAKLDIVTEQDLKQHRQIVVRDSGTKRSQDAGWLEAEQRWTVSWFSTSIEALKSGLGFAFVPHHRAQPYLENGELCALPLEGGGTRRIPLYLIVAAQSYAGPAVKAVAERLLAAFNTEHKV
- a CDS encoding LysE family translocator, with the protein product MLTFCLAASITPGPNTLMLMTSSLNHGVARSWPHFWGVILGFNFMLATIALGLGAVFTAYPMAHQIIKILGGAYLLYLAWKIATSSGLNEEKSRSEPLTFWQAVLFQWLNPKAWIISVGAVASFTQVGEFIAQFLRLLVVFFTVGTASMLVWLFFGALLNRLIHNDKVLTRFNIAMGLLLAASVVPMLGVV
- a CDS encoding glutathione S-transferase family protein — translated: MIKVYGDIYSGNCYKIKLLLSFLNIPHTWQHMDILAGETRTPEFLQKNSNGKIPLVELDSGEYLAESNAILNYFAEGSAYLPNDRLQRAQVLQWQFYEQYSHEPFIAVARYIQRYLGMPEHRRADYNRAQAGGVTALQLMNTHLATHQFFVGERLTIADISLYAYTHVAEEGGFDLAPYKFISDWFARIEAHPNYIAMEG